One part of the Desulfonatronum thioautotrophicum genome encodes these proteins:
- a CDS encoding GGDEF domain-containing protein, whose protein sequence is MAETSMTVDKPGAAIRLYDALIRPVVDFVYGWSITTKVRLLLIALVVLPSIGGLILLESRPNDLQTYFIVALIGTLVLLAPLSNFIADYLVMRDLREVERFCLKLKGGNYHVTFDLPQQVDEERDILVLKRNLNWMAHVISRREMQLETELAKTHKDRERFADMSLRDQLTGLYNRRGMEECLAVLGHEAWAVDRPLTMLFLDADKFKEVNDTYGHQAGDELLQNLGAIIRANVREGIDVPFRYGGDEFGVLLVGNDLEHAERVARRILRAYEAVRIGQSSLSIGIAMMTKTEDGYHQDTRRLLSDADQAAYAAKRAGGNRVHLHTPTEGPKTT, encoded by the coding sequence ATGGCGGAAACATCAATGACCGTGGACAAGCCCGGTGCGGCGATCCGGCTGTACGACGCACTGATCCGCCCGGTGGTGGATTTTGTTTACGGCTGGAGCATTACCACCAAGGTCCGCCTGCTGCTGATCGCGCTTGTGGTTCTGCCTTCCATCGGAGGGTTGATTCTGCTGGAGTCACGGCCCAATGACCTGCAGACCTATTTCATTGTCGCCCTGATTGGAACCCTGGTGCTTTTGGCTCCGCTATCCAACTTCATTGCCGACTATCTGGTAATGCGCGATCTGCGGGAAGTGGAGCGGTTCTGCCTGAAGCTCAAGGGCGGGAATTACCACGTCACGTTCGACCTGCCGCAGCAGGTCGACGAGGAGCGGGACATTCTGGTGCTCAAGCGCAACCTGAACTGGATGGCCCACGTCATTTCCCGCCGGGAGATGCAGCTGGAGACGGAGCTGGCCAAGACCCACAAGGACCGGGAACGCTTCGCGGACATGTCTCTGCGTGACCAGCTCACCGGATTGTACAATCGCCGGGGCATGGAAGAGTGCCTTGCCGTGCTGGGCCACGAGGCCTGGGCCGTGGATCGCCCCTTGACCATGCTCTTCCTGGACGCGGACAAGTTCAAGGAAGTCAACGATACCTATGGACACCAGGCCGGGGACGAGCTGCTCCAGAACCTGGGCGCAATCATTCGGGCCAATGTCCGGGAGGGCATCGACGTTCCCTTCCGCTATGGCGGGGACGAGTTCGGCGTTCTGCTGGTGGGCAACGATCTGGAGCATGCCGAGCGGGTCGCCCGGCGGATTCTCCGGGCGTACGAGGCGGTGCGCATTGGGCAAAGCAGCCTCAGCATCGGCATTGCCATGATGACCAAGACCGAAGACGGATATCACCAGGACACCCGGCGGCTACTGTCCGATGCGGACCAGGCGGCCTATGCGGCCAAGCGGGCCGGGGGGAACCGCGTTCATTTGCATACACCCACCGAGGGGCCCAAGACCACATGA
- a CDS encoding HD-GYP domain-containing protein — MNFLRAFGAGDVPVKTGNLCGPAHDLGRDAEAETGMCESLHQVAESMGRAIDAKDPSTCSHSLQVADLARCLALRAGMSYQEVDAIHVAGHLHDIGKIGIPDAVLGKSGPLDDAEWQMIRRHPEIGAEILGPVHVMNGQTGITRMILHHHERWDGRGYPYRLRGEDIPLGARILCLADSFSAMMESRSYRNRLTLGDSVEELRVNSGTQFDPDLCAMMVEMLLEAGVRDEYCTVDLLVTRIMCERVLHKPAAKPPQASRNVTPQHLRIKGKQAIPLIVSSFSKTCGGHDLAAHSLLARGQALRA, encoded by the coding sequence ATGAATTTCTTGCGTGCATTTGGCGCCGGTGACGTGCCGGTCAAGACAGGGAATTTGTGCGGTCCAGCGCATGATTTGGGACGTGATGCCGAAGCAGAGACGGGGATGTGCGAGTCGCTGCATCAGGTCGCGGAATCCATGGGGCGGGCCATCGACGCCAAGGATCCGTCCACCTGCTCCCACTCCCTGCAGGTGGCCGATCTGGCCCGCTGCCTGGCCCTGCGGGCCGGGATGTCCTACCAGGAGGTGGATGCGATCCATGTGGCCGGACATCTTCATGATATCGGCAAGATCGGCATTCCGGACGCCGTGCTGGGCAAGTCCGGCCCGCTGGATGATGCCGAGTGGCAAATGATTCGCCGCCACCCGGAGATCGGAGCGGAGATTCTCGGCCCGGTGCATGTGATGAACGGTCAAACCGGGATCACCAGGATGATCCTGCACCATCACGAGCGCTGGGACGGCCGGGGGTATCCGTATAGGCTGCGCGGGGAGGATATTCCCCTGGGAGCCCGGATTCTCTGCCTCGCGGACAGTTTCTCGGCAATGATGGAGTCCCGCTCCTACCGCAATCGGCTGACCCTGGGCGATTCGGTTGAGGAACTCCGAGTCAACTCCGGAACCCAGTTCGACCCGGACCTTTGCGCCATGATGGTGGAAATGCTCCTGGAAGCCGGGGTCCGTGACGAATACTGCACCGTGGACCTGCTGGTCACCCGGATCATGTGTGAACGGGTGCTGCACAAACCCGCGGCGAAACCCCCGCAAGCCTCGCGGAATGTCACGCCGCAACATCTCCGGATCAAGGGAAAACAGGCCATTCCCCTGATCGTTTCCAGTTTCTCAAAAACGTGTGGCGGGCATGACCTGGCTGCCCACTCCCTGTTGGCACGAGGACAGGCTTTGCGGGCATGA
- a CDS encoding TraR/DksA family transcriptional regulator: MTHEQLSGYRQSLETLLHQTRSSVDRLGRSIGRSFPSCADDNDRGSQEEERRLLILQADRQRRLIQDIRAALLRMDQGDYGYCEACGEHIDPRRLHTQPTARFCVTCLKQMEESGGWGWAWGGMRPGSPAGRDH, from the coding sequence ATGACCCATGAACAGCTTTCCGGCTATCGGCAATCCCTGGAAACCCTCCTGCACCAGACCCGGTCCAGCGTAGACCGCCTTGGCCGGTCCATCGGCCGAAGCTTTCCGAGCTGCGCCGACGACAACGATCGCGGATCCCAGGAGGAAGAGCGCCGCCTGCTGATCCTCCAGGCCGACCGCCAGCGCCGCCTGATCCAGGACATCCGCGCAGCCCTGCTGCGCATGGATCAGGGCGACTACGGCTACTGCGAAGCCTGCGGCGAGCACATCGACCCCCGCCGCCTCCATACCCAACCCACGGCCCGCTTCTGCGTGACCTGCCTGAAACAAATGGAAGAATCCGGCGGCTGGGGCTGGGCCTGGGGCGGCATGCGCCCCGGCAGCCCGGCCGGGCGGGATCATTGA